CGCTGTCCCTCTACCTGAAGCTGGCCCAGCCTGAACGCGCGGGCGCCAACTCGTTCCTGCTCGAATCGGTGGTCGGCGGCGAACGCTTCGGCCGCTATTCGTTCATCGGCCTGCCCGCCCGCACGCTGGTGCGCACCCGCAACGGCGTGTCCGAAGTGGTGCGCGACGGTCAGGTGGTCGAGACGCACGACGGCGACCCGTTCCAATTCATCGAGTCGTTCCAGGCGCGCTTCAAGGTCGCGCAGCGCCCGGGCCTGCCGCGCTTCTGCGGCGGCCTCGCCGGTTATTTCGGCTACGACGCGGTGCGCTACATCGAGAAGAAGCTCGCGAACACGGCACCGCGCGACGATCTCGGCCTGCCCGACATCCAGTTGCTGCTCACCGAGGAAGTCGCGGTGATCGACAACCTCGCCGGCAAGCTCTACCTGATCATCTACGCGGACCCGGCCCAGCCCGAGGCCTACACGAAGGCGAAGCAGCGCCTGCGCGAACTGAAGCAGCGCCTGCGCACGACCGTGCAGCCGCCCGTGACGTCGTCGAGCGTGCGCACCGAGACGTTCCGCGAGTTCAAGAAGGACGACTACCTCGCCGCCGTGCGCCAGGCGAAGGAATACATCGCGGCCGGCGAACTGATGCAGATCCAGGTCGGCCAGCGGCTGACGAAGCCGTACCGCGACAATCCGCTGTCGCTGTATCGCGCGCTGCGTTCGCTGAATCCGTCGCCGTACATGTATTACTACAACTTCGGCGATTTCCATGTGGTCGGCGCGTCGCCGGAAATCCTGGTGCGCCAGGAACAGCGCGGTGAAGACCAGATCGTCACGATCCGCCCGCTCGCCGGCACGCGTCCGCGCGGCAACACGCCCGAGCGCGATGCGGAACTCGCGACCGAACTGCTGAACGATCCGAAGGAAATCGCCGAGCACGTGATGCTGATCGACCTCGCGCGCAACGACGTCGGCCGCATCGCGGAAATCGGCTCGGTGCAGGTGACCGACAAGATGGTGATCGAGAAGTACTCGCACGTGCAGCACATCGTCAGCTCGGTCGAAGGCAAGCTGAAGCCCGGCATGACGAACTACGACGTGCTGCGCGCGACGTTCCCGGCCGGCACGCTGTCCGGCGCGCCGAAGGTGCGCGCGATGGAACTGATCGACGAACTCGAGCCGATCAAGCGCGGGCTGTACGGCGGCGCCGTCGGCTACCTGTCGTTCTCGGGCGAGATGGATCTCGCGATCGCGATCCGCACGGGCCTGATCCACAACGGCAACCTATATGTGCAAGCGGCGGCCGGCGTCGTCGCCGACTCGGTGCCCGAATCCGAATGGCAAGAGACCGAAAACAAGGCGCGCGCGGTGCTGCGTGCGGCCGAACAGGTCCAGGACGGCCTCGATAGCGACTTCTGACCGGAGACTGACCATGCTGCTCATGATCGACAACTACGACTCGTTCACCTACAACCTGGTCCAGTACTTCGGCGAACTGGGCGAGGACGTTCACACGTACCGCAACGACGAAATCACGCTCGACGACATCGCGCGCCTGAATCCCGACACCATCTGCCTGTCGCCCGGCCCCAGCAACCCGCAGCATGCGGGCATCACGCTCGACGTGTTGCGCGAGTTCGCGGGCAAGAAGCCGATCCTCGGCGTCTGCCTCGGCCACCAGGCGATCGGCGAAGCATTCGGCGGCCGCGTCGTGCGCGCGAAGACCATCATGCACGGCAAGGTGAGCCGGATCGAAACCGACTGCCGCGGCGTGTTCGCGGATCTGCCGAAGCATTTCGACGTCACGCGCTACCACTCGCTCGCGATCGAACGCGAATCGCTGCCCGACTGCCTCGAGGTGTCCGCCTGGACCGACGACGGCGAGATCATGGGCGTGCGTCACAAGACGCTGCCGGTCGAGGGCGTGCAGTTCCACCCGGAATCGATTCTGTCCGAGCACGGCCACGCGCTGCTCGAGAATTTCCTGAAGCAGCATCGCGCAGCGGCCCGTGCGGCCGCGCCGGCTGCCTGACGGGAGACGCACGATGACGATTACCCCGCAGGAAGCGCTGCAGCGCACGATCGAGCACCGCGAAATCTTCCACGACGAGATGCTGCACCTGATGCGGCTCATCATGCGCGGCGACATGTCGCCCGTGATGGCGGCCGCGATCATCACCGGGCTGCGCGTGAAGAAGGAGACGATCGGCGAGATCGCCGCTGCCGCGACCGTGATGCGCGAGTTCGCGAACCACGTCGAGGTGCAGGACAACTCGAACTTCGTTGACATCGTCGGCACGGGCGGCGACGGCGCGCACACGTTCAACATCTCGACCGCGTCGATGTTCATCACGGCGGCGGCCGGCGCGAAGGTCGCGAAGCACGGCAACCGCGGCGTGTCGAGCAAGTCCGGCAGCGCCGACGTGCTCGAGGCGCTCGGCGTGAACATCGACCTGCAGCCCGACCAGGTTGCGGCGTCGATCGCCGAAACAGGCATGGGCTTCATGTTCGCGCCGAACCATCATCCGGCGATGAAGAACATCGCGGCCGTGCGCCGCGAGCTTGGCGTACGGACGATCTTCAACATCCTCGGCCCGCTGACCAATCCGGCCGGCGCGCCGAACCAGCTGATGGGCGTGTTCCACCCCGACCTCGTCGGCATCCAGGTGCGCGTGATGCAACGCCTCGGCGCGCAGCACGTGCTGGTTGTGTACGGCAAGGACGGGATGGACGAGGTGTCGCTCGGCGCCGCGACGCTCGTCGGCGAATTGCGCGACGGCCAGGTGCACGAATACGAGATCCATCCGGAGGACTTCGGCCTGCAGATGGTGTCGAACCGCACGCTGAAGGTGGAAAATGCCGAGGAATCGCGCACGATGCTGCTCGGCGCGCTGGACAACCAGCCGGGCGTCGCACGCGAGATCGTCACGCTGAACGCGGGCACCGCGCTCTATGCGGCCAATATCGCCGAATCGATCGCGGACGGCATCCAGCTCGCCCGCGAAGCGATCGCGAGCGGCAAGGCACGCGCGAAAGTCGACGAACTCGTGCGCTTCACACAGCAGTTCAAGCGCTGACTCCCCTTACGAATCAAGCAGGAACCCACATGAGCGACATTCTCGACCGAATCATCGCCGTCAAGCGTGAAGAAATCGCGGCGGCCATGCGCAGCACGCCGCTCGAGGCACTGAAACTGGAAGCGTCCGCGCGTGACCTGCGCGACTTCGTCGGCGCGCTGCGCGCGAAGCAAGCGGCCGGCAACGCGGCGGTGATCGCCGAAGTGAAGAAGGCCAGCCCGTCGAAGGGCGTGCTGCGCGAGCATTTCGTGCCGGCCGACATCGCGCGCTCGTATGCAGCCCACGGTGCCGCGTGCCTGTCGGTGCTGACCGACGAGCAGTTCTTCCAGGGCAGCGTCCGCTATCTCGAGGAAGCACGCGCGGCCTGCACGCTGCCGGTGCTGCGCAAGGACTTCATCGTCGATGCATACCAGATCCTCGAAGCGCGCGCGATGGGCGCCGACGCGATCCTGCTGATCGCGGCCGCGCTCGACACGCCGCTGATGCAGGACCTCGAGGCGTATGCGCACTCGCTCGGCCTCGCGGTGCTGGTCGAAGTGCACGACCGCAACGAGATGGAACAGGCGCTGACGCTGAAGACGCCGCTGCTCGGCATCAACAACCGCAACCTGCGCACGTTCGAGACGACGATCCAGACCACGCTCGACATGCTCGACATGATTCCGCCGGACCGCATGGTCGTGACCGAGTCGGGCATCCTGTCGCGCACCGACGTCGACACGATGCGCGCGGCGAACGTGAACGCGTTCCTCGTCGGCGAGGCGTTCATGCGCGCCGACCAGCCGGGCGAGGAACTCGCGCGGATGTTCTTCTGATGGCGATCGAAAAGGAAATCAAGCTCGCGCTGCCGGCTGGCCAGGCCGATGCCGCGCGGCGCTTTTTCGCGACGCTGACCGGTGAAGCCGGCGACGTCATCACGCTCGCGAACGTCTACTACGACACGCCCGATCTCGCGCTGGCCCGCTCGAAGAGCGCGGTGCGCGTGCGACGCACGCCGCACGGCTGGCTGCAGACCTTCAAGACGGTCGGCAGCGCGGAAGCCGGCCTGCATCGCCGCCATGAATGGGAAATGCCCGTCACCGGCGATGCGCTCGAAATCGATGCACTCGTCGCCGCGTGCGACGTGCCGGACGCGGCCGTCGCACTGCG
This window of the Burkholderia cepacia GG4 genome carries:
- a CDS encoding aminodeoxychorismate/anthranilate synthase component II; translation: MLLMIDNYDSFTYNLVQYFGELGEDVHTYRNDEITLDDIARLNPDTICLSPGPSNPQHAGITLDVLREFAGKKPILGVCLGHQAIGEAFGGRVVRAKTIMHGKVSRIETDCRGVFADLPKHFDVTRYHSLAIERESLPDCLEVSAWTDDGEIMGVRHKTLPVEGVQFHPESILSEHGHALLENFLKQHRAAARAAAPAA
- the trpC gene encoding indole-3-glycerol phosphate synthase TrpC, with translation MSDILDRIIAVKREEIAAAMRSTPLEALKLEASARDLRDFVGALRAKQAAGNAAVIAEVKKASPSKGVLREHFVPADIARSYAAHGAACLSVLTDEQFFQGSVRYLEEARAACTLPVLRKDFIVDAYQILEARAMGADAILLIAAALDTPLMQDLEAYAHSLGLAVLVEVHDRNEMEQALTLKTPLLGINNRNLRTFETTIQTTLDMLDMIPPDRMVVTESGILSRTDVDTMRAANVNAFLVGEAFMRADQPGEELARMFF
- a CDS encoding CYTH domain-containing protein; protein product: MAIEKEIKLALPAGQADAARRFFATLTGEAGDVITLANVYYDTPDLALARSKSAVRVRRTPHGWLQTFKTVGSAEAGLHRRHEWEMPVTGDALEIDALVAACDVPDAAVALRDAAPALHALFRTDFSRTLWRIAIGGATVEAAVDVGEIIVQTENDTRREPISEIELELIDGPEAALATLATELQQALPGLAPENISKAQRGYRLRAQ
- the trpE gene encoding anthranilate synthase component I; this translates as MTELEFQSLANEGYNRIPLIAEALADLETPLSLYLKLAQPERAGANSFLLESVVGGERFGRYSFIGLPARTLVRTRNGVSEVVRDGQVVETHDGDPFQFIESFQARFKVAQRPGLPRFCGGLAGYFGYDAVRYIEKKLANTAPRDDLGLPDIQLLLTEEVAVIDNLAGKLYLIIYADPAQPEAYTKAKQRLRELKQRLRTTVQPPVTSSSVRTETFREFKKDDYLAAVRQAKEYIAAGELMQIQVGQRLTKPYRDNPLSLYRALRSLNPSPYMYYYNFGDFHVVGASPEILVRQEQRGEDQIVTIRPLAGTRPRGNTPERDAELATELLNDPKEIAEHVMLIDLARNDVGRIAEIGSVQVTDKMVIEKYSHVQHIVSSVEGKLKPGMTNYDVLRATFPAGTLSGAPKVRAMELIDELEPIKRGLYGGAVGYLSFSGEMDLAIAIRTGLIHNGNLYVQAAAGVVADSVPESEWQETENKARAVLRAAEQVQDGLDSDF
- the trpD gene encoding anthranilate phosphoribosyltransferase; translation: MTITPQEALQRTIEHREIFHDEMLHLMRLIMRGDMSPVMAAAIITGLRVKKETIGEIAAAATVMREFANHVEVQDNSNFVDIVGTGGDGAHTFNISTASMFITAAAGAKVAKHGNRGVSSKSGSADVLEALGVNIDLQPDQVAASIAETGMGFMFAPNHHPAMKNIAAVRRELGVRTIFNILGPLTNPAGAPNQLMGVFHPDLVGIQVRVMQRLGAQHVLVVYGKDGMDEVSLGAATLVGELRDGQVHEYEIHPEDFGLQMVSNRTLKVENAEESRTMLLGALDNQPGVAREIVTLNAGTALYAANIAESIADGIQLAREAIASGKARAKVDELVRFTQQFKR